The genomic interval AGAATGGCCAGAGTGATACCAGAGAAATAGATGACATCAAACTGCTCCAGCAGTGCTGCAATCTTGTCGACAGACCAACCGGCAAACATCTTCTTGGCAGCAGCATCATTGCGCCAATAGGTAAAGAAGCGTTCGCCCGTGTCATCATTCTCGATCATGTAGAGACCGGGATTCTTGTCTTCCACCACGGTGACCGAATCCGTCAGGATGCTCTCTGCTTCCAGCGCCTTGCGGATGCCATCGCTCATCGGGTCAACACCAAGACCAGTGATATAGGAAACCTCGATCTCGGGTGCAAATTGCCGGGTCAGGTAGGCGGCGGTATTGAAGGTGTCACCAGCAAAACCCTGTTTGAACAGACCATCACCGGCGGGAGCCAATTCAATCATACATTCGCCGATACAGGCGATTCTGACAGCTTTCGTCATATACAAGCGCCGGAGGAACTCCGGGCCTCCTCGAGCGTGTCCTTCGCCTCTCATCAAGCAGGCGGGCACGCCTTGTTTCAGTGATTATACCATCTTGCGCAATGCCAGCATCCCGCAAAATGTCCAAGCCAAACAAGGCCGCGCTGAACGCGCGGCCTCCAAGACCAAGTCCAGTTCTTGCAAAAGAAGAACTAGACTAAAGTTTACTCAATCGCGACTCTTTTCTTCAGAAAAGTCGATAACTTTTCATCAAAAGGGCCTTAGCGCGCCAGCCAGCCGCCATCAACCGCAATGGTATAGCCATTGATATAGGAAGAAGCGGGCGAAGACAGGAACACGACCGGACCGGCCAGATCGGACGGCAGACCCCAGCGACCGGCCGGGATACGATCAAGAATTTCCTTGCTGCGTGCAGCATCTTCGCGCAGAGCCTGCGTGTTGTTGGTGGCCATGTAGCCTGGAGCAATGGCATTCACATTGATATCGTACTTGGCCCATTCGTTGGCCAGCAGACGGGTGACGCCCATAACGCCGGATTTGGATGCCGTATAAGAAGGCACGCGGATACCGCCCTGGAAGGACAGCATGGAAGCGACATTGACGATGTTGCCGCCTTCACCCTGAGCCACAAACTGCTTGGCAACTGCCTGTGACAGGAAGAACACGGACTTGATGTTGATATTCATCACATCATCCCAGTCCTTCTCGGTGAATTCGATTGCGTCTTCACGGCGAATGATGCCTGCATTGTTGACCAGAATGTCGATACGGCCATATTCGGCAACCGTTTTGGCGACGATGTCGGGAATATCGTCCATTTTCATAAGGTTGGCACGGATATCGAGGAACTTGCGGCCAAGGCCTTCAATCATGTCCTTGGTATCGGATGGCTCAACGATATTGACGCCAGCAATGTCACAGCCCGCTTTGGCAAGACCAACAGCCATGCCCTGACCCAGGCCAGTATCACAGCCGGTTACAATGGCAATTTTACCAGAGAGATCGAATTGTTCTTTCATCATATTGACTCCTTTTAATATTCGTTATGCCTCAATCCACTGCACCAGACGATCCAGTGTGAATGGCTCGTTGGTCAGGAAAGCATAAGCTTCAGAGACGGCAGCGACGAGGGTGTCACTTGCCAGAGATTTCCCCCAGATGCTTTCTTCGCTGAGGTAAGCCTTGACCATTGCCTCAACCCCTTGCGCCTCTTTCAGCGCACCG from uncultured Cohaesibacter sp. carries:
- the kduD gene encoding 2-dehydro-3-deoxy-D-gluconate 5-dehydrogenase KduD — its product is MKEQFDLSGKIAIVTGCDTGLGQGMAVGLAKAGCDIAGVNIVEPSDTKDMIEGLGRKFLDIRANLMKMDDIPDIVAKTVAEYGRIDILVNNAGIIRREDAIEFTEKDWDDVMNINIKSVFFLSQAVAKQFVAQGEGGNIVNVASMLSFQGGIRVPSYTASKSGVMGVTRLLANEWAKYDINVNAIAPGYMATNNTQALREDAARSKEILDRIPAGRWGLPSDLAGPVVFLSSPASSYINGYTIAVDGGWLAR